DNA sequence from the Sceloporus undulatus isolate JIND9_A2432 ecotype Alabama chromosome 4, SceUnd_v1.1, whole genome shotgun sequence genome:
aaggAACCTTTCTGTATACATGTGTTATACATGTATATTTGGAATTTCTagtatatttttgtttcaacGGATAGGCAAACTGTGTACCACTTCCTTTAGTTTTTGTCCAGTGGCTATGTGAATGTATTGTTGAATCCAGATTTAATAGGGAAAATGTACTTATATACATCTTTCAAGCCACTGAATTCCATAATTTTCATTGGCAAATAACTGAAAATAAGGGTAAAAGCAATAAGTTTTAAGagaatgtataaatatttttgaTAAAACTTGTATATTTTAAGCCTCTTAACACAATGCTGTACCTCAGAAGTTAAAATGTTTTTGACCAGATACTGTGTGTACTCTTTACAGatttatgtaattattttcaaatattccgcTAAAGTATTTGAAGTTTGTCCGTGGAAAATAACATATTGAAACTGGCTTTTGCCGTCAGCCTCATCCCCGGCTAGGACAGAAGAAAGAATTTGTGTGAGGTTTGAGTCACTCAGACGTACTGCTCTTTCTGGAATAAAAGATACATAGCAATCATGCAACCATGTTGACTTTGAATGGAAACAATGAGATTCCAATGTGATGCTTTTATAGCCTGAGATCTATCCCAACCCCCAAATAAACTAGCATTTGATTTGAAGGTGACAGGAGACTTTGATACTTTCAGGGGCCTGCAAAAATACAAGGTGTAATGAAATCACTAGAATAATGCACATTACAAGTTTGTTCGCAAGAGACAATGACTAAGATAGACACTCctctattgttttttttaaaaaatcatggataTATGTTAACCTATTATTTAGAAATAGTACCATTTAGCTTGTTCTCAGGATGCTAGTTGGCTATTTCTTTTCCACTACAAGTAGCATTTTCCTAATTGAAGAAAACACTATGTACCTGAGATACAGTCGGCTAgccccctttccttcccaatTAGCGCTACAGACAGCCGGGTCCCAAACAGGTGCTTCACAGTGAAAGTCCTCCCGAAATAATTACTTTGTAATTACATCTTGTACAGAAATGTTTGTAATCTTAAGTAAATCTTAAGTAAAAACATTAGAGGCAGGGTATGTTCACACAGTTAAGCTGAAAGAAAGCACTAATTTTATCTAGTTTTGAAATATTTAGGCAAACTCAGATTTTAAACTCTAGATTGTAAATATATTTTGCTATACCTGTATGTGGCTGCTGAAGCACTTTGTAAagaaaactaggacattttagaATGGTACACTatgcattaaaatgaaatgtgCCTTTAACAATGTAATACTACAAAACTGTCTTGCAGTTAACTATCAAATTAAAGTTTAAACAGTGAAATTTGTATATGAAAACATGATTTACTGATTTGAGTTCTATATCCGTGTGTTGTTTGATCTTTCTTTAGATAAAAATGATGTATTTAGAACTTGATTTGTATCCCCTTTTTTCAGGGTGGGGAAGACTTTAGTATTTGTTAAATCTTTGTCAAAAACTGGTTGTTCAAGTAACTCAAGTAGCACAGTCCATTGACAAAGTACACAGAACTGCACAGGTACACACCTTCagtggtgagtgtgtgtgtgtgtgttttgcctcaAACTCTTTGGCAATATTCAGAGGTAAAATTGGAAGCCAATGTGTAACTGAGTTGAGATGGTCTACCTCAGTCAACTGACAGTGTGCCCTGGAAGTGTGCATGTTGTGAGACATATATCCTGTTTGCTTGCATGGTTCTTAAATTCTAAATGAGATGTATCAATGGAGGCACATCAGAGCAAGTTCCTAAAATAGGAACAAGTATTGCAATGCCCAGAAATGACCTTAACTGTATCCTGTGATCTTAAAGTAGCTCTCCTTTCCTTACCTAATGATTATTTGCCAATCATTTTCTCTTGCCAAGGACTCTAATGCTGCTCTTCTGTCCAGTGTGAAAAGCTAAAGATTGCACAAGTGTTCTCCTTGTGTACTTCAGGCAGGGCTGGAGTAACCATTAAGCAAAATAAGCATGTGCTTTCAGCATCAAGGGAAGGGAAACACCACAGAAATTTTCCATTGTCAGGTTTAGCATGGGTCATATGGTGCAAAACTGTAAATGGTGCAGCTGAACCAGGTTCTTCAAAAAAGGCTCCCacaataaatggaaaaaaaattgtgtgtgtgcacaaattaatgttttagttttatccttttaaattattgtaagatgccttgaattccattttaggagaaagaggggatataaatcccatcaagcaataataaaaataatagaatagTAATGTCATTAACTACCCTCAAATTGTCCCTGGCCCATGACGGTTaatgatatacagtcagccttctgtatctgtgaactttttaatccatggattcaagcagccaaGGTTTGAAAagatttttgaaatgtataaattccaaaatgcaaatattcaatttgccattttatataagggacgccattttactacaccattgtgtttaatgggatttaagtatccatggattttgtagaACCAAACCCAAAAGCTCGCTGTACGTTCATCTTGAGAATACAACATTAATCTCAGGAATAAACATTATTTCCCATTTTCCTGAAGGTTTGACAGAGTGGCTGGTATGTATGGAGGGCTTAATCGAAGTACACATTGCTATTCAGAGCCGGTGGAAGGTGTCTGAGGGCCAGTACCGCAGCCCCTTTTCCGTTCAAAATACAGCTTCTTAGAAATATGCTAAGCAAGTAATAGTTAAATAATAAAACAGGGTGTAAGTGAAGTGGCAGTGGAAAACCTTGTTGGAAGAGCTGTCGCCTGTGATTTAACAGGAAATACTACAGAAGTTGGCTTAAAAGAATACCTTCACAACTGCTGTGATGTCACAGTGGAATAAGTCATATTTGCCAAAGGGATACATAATATCCAAGAGCTGGCTATTCAGGTAAGTTTTTCCTTCTTATGCTTTCTTCCTGTGTTCCTCATGATGGTCTTAACAGGCAGTGCTTGGGAATACATCACTGTGGAAGAAAACTGCTCCAAGGAAGATGCCATTTTTGGTAGCGCTGTAGCAAGCAATACTGAATCTGGCTCTTAAGAATCCAGATAAGGCTGTAAACCAGTCATTTCATGAGTTTCCAGAAGAATAGAACTGATTTATTATGTTACtagattttgctttgtttttaaatggtacagTGTCAGCTTTCATGCTGAGCAGATTCAAGATCTAAATAAACTCCTCTATAGCATCCACTCCCTCATACTATTATGGCTTAAGAATGCTGCTGGAGCAGCGAGGAAGCAAAAATAGCACTGGCCTAAGTTAAGCAATCAACAAAATTAGGTATATGGTTCCTAGGGACAAAGAGGCCCTATTTATAATCCACATCCATCAAAGGCTTGTTACAATCTTTACTACAGGTTGAGTTatccttacccaaaatgcttaggaccagaagccTTCATGTCATCCATCCTTGtgaacaattttagattttggaattccagttaAATGAAATTCAACCAGTAGTACTTATTTCCTACATTGTAGACTTCTGTTTACAAGTAGGCCACAATGGACAATTTTGCACCTCTTCAGCATGCTTAATAACAGTTAGGCTAACTTAAGCCTTCTAACTTAACCTTCCTTGCCTATTTTCCCACAATTTACGGTAATTCCCAAAACTAAGAGGCCATCATGATGGTGAGAGGCAAGTGACAAAATTTCAGTTACACTAAGCGTTCCTTTGAGATGAGCTGTTGACCATGGACAGCATTCCACATTTAGTATTATTTCCACTTGCCTTGAATTGTCCCACAGAAATCTATGTTATCAAGTCTACTCCAACAAGTTTTGATTTCATTATCATTATCTAAATTGCTCGATGCTAAAGGATTTGTTATCACAGCTCTTCAACAGATTGACACACCTGCCTACTATTTTGGGAAGCCTCTGGGGGGAATTGACCAAGAGTTTATAGTTGCTGATGATTTTAGCAAAGTACAAATAGTAAGTAATTCAATTGTGGACTGATGTAGCGGTTGACACCTCTGAGGTCCAGGATGGACAAAGATTCCCATCATACTTGTTTACAATGAATACCAGAAGAAGTTGCAATGGTACTGGGACCCGGGATGGGTTTGATTGCCCCCTCTTTGCATGAGAGTATGCACTTTCTAGAGTGATGTGATGGAGGGAGATGTATCTTCTGATCCTTGTAGGAGACTACTTTTAGAACTCCATGGAATGCCTGTTTCAACAATATTCAGGATCCCGGATTTGATGCGGTAGGCTGGAATTTCATGAGCTGATTGTGAATGGAGATGTATGCATTGGTGATACAGTGGTAGGACAGTTGTGCTGTTTAAGGTAGCATTCATATTGGTGTTGAATGGCGCGAACTGTTGTCTGACAGGGAGTCAAGGCTGCCCTTAGTCTCACCTTGATGTTCTTTGGTCTATACTTGAGCTTTGGTTGTGCAGCCTTCTGTTCAACAGAGGAAGGTAGCAAAAAGGTGtggtactcagattgttggggcaattagctacACTTTGTAAAACCACTTAGGGGTGCTTAggtcactgataagcagtatagaaatgtactttgctTCTATTCACCACCCTCATCATCTGCTCAAGAAAGGCTTCAATACTGTCATGGGACAGGTGGTCCAAAGCAAAATGAATTGGGACTTCCTCAGTGGGTCAATGGCCAAGTCCAATCCAACCCTTTTTTGGAGGTGGGTAGTCGAGTAGAAGGCTTGTAACACTTGGCTGGAATGGAGTCTCCATCCAAAAGCTGAGCTTTCTTAGCAGTCTGCTTAGAAACATCCTGTGTTTTAAGTATCTAGGCAATACAAGTTCCTGTTGTGCTCCAAAGGTCTCTCCTGTAAGGCATGTCcaatatgttaaggaaaatgcaacatgggacatacagtagaagaaataaaacatgtatgtgaaagtcactatgactaagccaAAGCacattaagaagccacacaggtgaaaaagctaatgtaattagaaggcttgaatgccaaggacagaattatagattacaattgaaaacacctgagattcatagtgtacaaggtgaaatgatgaattGTTAAGTATGGGTAACTATGTAACCAATCAATGAATGTACaccccactgggtggaaactgactaagtgggtggtgtttaacaatggctataataatgctattgtttgcctatgtattttgtggagtagtttggagatattggagattgtagagtTGTGAGGGCATATAATTGTAtatgtagaataaagtagatcttttataagactactgagtgtgtctggtgtcttgagtgaagatacaagagcccgaggatcctggagaagtttggagacatctcaggagatagtgagaaggcttggagagtttgttcgggtcttcagcctattctctctgaaactctgctgctttggaagataagcattaaccactgaccaaagctggtcagctccgctgcataacaaggtggtgagttagagccagaggtgaagagcacaactcccatcatcctgacaCAATATTCTGTGTGgaatgttaataataaaataatgaagaattaatactaataataataataataataataataataataatgtttatttatataccgcttttccaaattagatcaaagcggtgtacaacagcaagaacaatacaaagtcaaaataataacaggcctctctccccctcaagatggtggttggaggagggctctttgtcttccaggccaggcctctctccccctcaagatggtggtcggaaggagggctcttagtcttccaggccaggcctctctccccctcaagatggtaaTGTTCATCAAAAGCAATGGCTGAAATGCATTCCCAATGCCTAGGACAAGGATGTCTATGAGACAGGTAACAATGGTATTAACCTCAATTCTCATAGCTATTGTAGACCGAAGAATCACTGTATCTGGAATAACAGAATTCAATTGAAGTAGACCTGGAGTTCCTAGTGCCATGGCATCTATGATGTCTACGCCCGATAGTCTCAGTGTCAAGATCAATAGTACCACCTGGAGCTTGAGGACATCTGCAGTACTGAATGTGACCTCAAAGTTGATATGGATCTCCAGCAGGATCAGCAGGAAGATGATTGACATGAATGGCAACATGGCTGAAATGGTAGGGCTGCCAGCGGTCACAACAGAAGGGGTCAGCTGCTTCCAAGTGAGAACAGGTTTCCATTTATTGCAGCAGCAGCTTCTCAGTAAATGGGGACTGGAGTGGTTCAGCCAGGATTCACTGTGTAACCACGTAACTATGGTGCTTTCACATAATTAAATCCCATACATTACTCCAGCCTACATCCTTCCCTTATTGATAATTGCATACTCATGTTCAGTTGAGAAATacagtgtggcatggtggtttgagttttggactataactctggagactagggtttgattccccgcttggccataaaacccactgggtgaccttggagaagtcacatactctcaacctcaggggaaggcaatggcaaacctcctttgaacaaatcttgccaaaataacCCCAGGgtaagtttaccttagggttgtgaTAAACAACCTgatggcacaaaacaacaacaacaacatgtttggTTGAACAGACCCGATCTCCctagccacaaaaaaaaaaaaaccctactgcaGACTGAAAGCAGCCACAACTCAAAACtaagcaacaacagaaaaaatcAGAGGTAAGGAATGCATCCccattaatgaatgaatgaaaattaagCTATTTAAATATAAAGATCAAAACATATATCCTTGATTTTTCAAAAGATGTCAAGGAAACAGTATGTTTTCTCTAGTTCAGAACTTATATCATTATATACtgttttaaacaaaataacaGTTGTCAAGGAACCATAAAAATCCTTGAAAAAGATACAGTTCAACAGAAAActgaagaaatgttttattttccaaggttttatttatttagaccaAAGTGAAACTTGCAGGacagaaaatgtttttggaaAACTGTTTATTCGGGAAATAGAATTGGACACATTTTCCAAAACACATTTTACTAGGTCTCTACAAAAGAAATTAAGTACATACAATAGGAAATGAAGCCTGTTGCAAGGGTTGTTAAATAGTTACTTTCActaatatatacatacaaaatgCCACAAAAGTATCTCGTCCACAAGTGGAATGTGTGCTCTGGTTTCTCAGTTTCTTATTTTCCACATCCTTTAATCAGTTCCGTAACTTGAAGGCTCAGCTGTACTGCTTTTATACATCAATTCTGTAAGtaaaaaaaagcttcattttttaaatctagAAGTTGGTTTAGCAATTTCACAGCTGTGGCAGTTTGTCCACTGGCGTGTCAAATTTAAAGTCTGATGGGAAGAGATCTGGAGCCCTTGGATAAATCAGCCTATATGACTGTCTAATTGTAACATCAGCAACACCAGCAATGTCTCCAATTtctgaaacaaaaccaaaggcagTTAAGTTAAACATTTGTTTTCAGGAGGTCCTGTTCTTAAACTAGTAAGTACAGTTATACATCTGAACACATAACTCCACAGTACTCTATTGATGCTCTGCTACAGAGTGTTGAAACTGCTGTAAGAAACAGACTGTTTTCCAGAAATTTCAAAGTAAACCAGGGAGCAAAGTGATGCCACAATAGAGAAATGGAAATTTTCTTAAGGCAAACACCTTGAAAATTGCCCATACCACTTGTCCTCAGACACTGATATTTACTTCCAGTTAGTTCAGGATCCAATTCAAATGCAGGTATTGTTTGCTTTAAACTAGGAGTGGTGTTCCACATACTATTCCACTTTAGCCTCCATTAGTCCCAACAAGCATGTCCAGTGATCAGGGATGTTTGGAACGATGGTTTAACAGCTGGGAAGGCCACAGGTTCCCAAATGTTGCTTAAAGGGTGCACTTCGGACACTCCCCAATTTCCTTCACTGGCCCTGAATTTATCCAAAGAGGTTCTGCTGAACCAGTTTGATGCAAACTGCTCTAACCCTGACCCCAATTGTCTGTTTCTTTAAAGCCAATGTGGAATATCATAGCCTTTTCCATTGCAGCTACTGAAATTCAGCACCAACTACAAAAACTGAGGTGCAGAAGTGTCCAGAGCATCTCCTAGGATATCACTAAAAGATACAAGAGAACCCCAACACCTAGGAAAATGGCACAATCTCAATGGGATGGCTCATGGCAGCCATACAAATGGGATGATGGTTACAGACCAAGGAATCCCTGTCTTGGACCCAAAATGGTAGAAAGAGTGGTTTCTTGCTTATATCTCATTCATCAGATTAGCTAAACAGTTTGGACACTGTCCCTTGTCCTCTCTGGCCAAACACAATtaacagcattttttttatttatcccATCACTGACTCTGACCATGCAAATATGTTAGTGTGGGGAGGAGGCAGTTAAGTGAGTGAAGTCTGAGCAGAAGAGCTAATTTCTACAGAAAACAATTTAGAAAGCTAAAGTACTTAACTCAGAATGTGAAGTAACAAAGCCAACCAATGGCAAGAGGTAACTGACCAAAGCTCCACCCCCACCTAATTCCATTATGAGAGGGCCACCTTCTTTTTCCAGAAGAATGGCAACTCCtggcataaagaaaacaagattCAATAGAGATCTTACCTTTCTGAGTCCTCTTCTCTGCTGAGGCCTGTGAAGCCATATAAATAGCTGCGGCTGCAACTGAGATGGGACTCCTGCCGGGAACCAGGTCTAATTCTACTGCTTTGCGTGCAATATGTGTTGCAGCCATCTGGACTTGCTTAGGAAGACCCAGGTTTGAACAAAATCTGGACATGAAATCTCCAGTCGTGATCAAATCCACACTCGTTTCCAAGGCTTTCAAGATGAGCTTAAAACACCGGCCTATTTCCTTTTTGGAAATTCTTGAGACAgcacatatttctaaataaatataataattaaaaacatgaaaacTTAAATGAGATCATCATGAATTAAGGCCAACATGCTCCAGTCTCTAACTTAATTTATTAATATGCCATGGTCAACACCTTACATTTTCATAATATAAatgcataccatatatactcaactataagtcgacctcatgtataagtcgagggtaagttttggagccaaaattatggattttgctatgatctatagataagtcgagggtaaaatttaggggcatacagcaaagatctaaaggatgaagcaaagcaaaacaatgtcaaagaacttattaaattccatcagacataactctttgtgcttacttttAAGATAGATGGATGAGAGTGcagaggggatcagtgcttcacatattatgctcttgcttttcaccaggggatggttcattcttttaaataagagttaaagtacagtacttacattgacccatggataagtcaactcaggtttctggggtcaattttttgtcctaaatttctagacttatacatgagtatatacagtaattcaatcAATGTAACCCAATCAGCAGCTATCCACTTTAGAAGAAGAAAAGTCTAGGCAAAGATACTGAGAAAATCCATTTTAAGTGGTATTAGGCCCAGAGGTACTGGCTCAGAATTAAAACAAGTTGGGAATGTAGAAATCAGTAAGATCTAAAGAACAAGCCACTTTTATTCCTCTTTCATGGGACAGTAATGGTAAATTTAACACTGGATTGTGGTTCCCCAACATCTTGAAAAGCATTGGCACACAACTCCCTTAAGTATGCACCTACACAACAGTATTCCGCAACCTGGTGCTCCCCAAATCTTTTGAGCTAAAATTCCCTGAATCCCTGACCACACTTCAGTGgcaggaacagatggcattccAAGCTGCCCTCAAAACCAAGTGttcaaaaatattccagaaaggGCTATATATTATCAAGGCTGATGCCAGTATTTGGCCATTGTACTCTTTGTTATGTATCATATTTTAAATGCTTCCTTGTTGTAGAATTAAACGTTTTGTTATATACTTGATTGGACACAACCACCTCCAAACACTTCATCTACACTAcatagcaatttttaaaatacaactaCTGTATTAATCATCCAAATGTCATCCATCTGACCAGGTTTTATTAATCATTTTAAGCCCTACATTTTACATGGCAAGACATCCATGTTTGAAAAAGAGTAAATCAAATAGAAAACATGTAGCCCATTCCTAAAATTAGGATTGTTGCTTCGTTGTTCTTAGATACTGAAGAACAAGGTGGTTGTTTGTACCAGTCAAGCATATGGCTGTGGAGAGTACTTGCAGCACACACCACACTACAAGCTTACCTTTAAATGTTCTAGGAACACCCTCTTGTCTGCAGGCAATGTAGAGACAAGCAGAGGCAATAGCATCGTTACTTCTTCCCTTCAGGCTCTTCTGCTCATACACTTGCTTGAATAAATTATTTGTTCGATCCTTCAAAGCAAGCAGACAAAATTTAATTAACTCCAGGCCATTTAATTAGCAATAATATCAAAAATTCATGTGCTCATTATATTATGCTAACTAAGTAAACGCCAGAACAATTTAAGAGAAAGAGGCATGAACTTACAACTATATTTCGGGGGAGGTTGATTCTGTCAGCCATGCTAGCTATTTCTTTAAATGCATTCATCATTGCACGATCGGAACTGCTCATAGTCCGGCGGTTTTGATACTTTGAATTCCCAAATTCATCAAAACTTGCTGCCCCTGTGCCCTGCAGAAGAAGGGTTCACAAACAATCAGAAGTCACTTAGTGTGAGTCTAATATACATATTAAGAACTCTTTTATGGTTGTGGGTAGAGAATGGGAAATACTCAAATATATCCTAATTCTTTATCCCTTTACTATTTCTGAGTAATAAGGTGATTAAAAAGTAATTATAATTGAAAACAATTCACAATACTGCAGCTTTGAGGTTGCTATTAGTTTCATTTATCCTTATTAGAAGCATACGTGAAACTGCATATGGACCATACAGGTGACCTGCATTACCTGATACGCCTATGAAAAATAGACTGAACAGAACAGGCTGTTTGTTATGACACTACTGCACTCCACTGAAGTCACAACTGCATCAAAATTTgcaaagtacagtgcacccaccaTATTGGCATCCTAGCTATCTGTGGACtgaagcatctgtggcttgccacaccccatattattaaatggtggcaTGTGCTTTCAGATACACATGTCACTgctcattgaataatatgggacttAAAACGCCCACATTTTTTTCTCATCTGTGATGGGAGGACAGAACCAAACCTCTACAGAtgagaagggtccactgtacttattgTAGTGCAGTGCTTTCCAACCATTACTTTCACTCATTTTTCAAAGACTGTCTGTCCCTCAAGCATTCAGCATCTTAAGGCAAGAATTGGCCAAATCTCTAGCCTCCTGGGatgggaagtcaatggcaaacagGAAGTTCCACATCAGCACTACAGGCCTCAGGAAGGCACAGCATTATTGCAATGAATCAGCTTTCAGGAAGCTACAGCTGAGCTGGAATATACTTCCAAGTATATCAAGCTCACGTAAGGTGAGTCATTTTGTCATTCCAAGAAAAATGTGGTCAGATGGCTAATCAAAAGgtcaaactgttgttgttgtgtgccttcaagacatttccagtttatttacctttcccttcctctgaagctgagagatttgAACCCCGAGTCGCAAAgaactacaccacattgact
Encoded proteins:
- the GTF2B gene encoding transcription initiation factor IIB; protein product: MASTSRLDVLPRVTCPNHPDSILVEDYRAGDMICPECGLVVGDRVIDVGSEWRTFSNDKATKDPSRVGDTQNPLLSDGDLTTMIGKGTGAASFDEFGNSKYQNRRTMSSSDRAMMNAFKEIASMADRINLPRNIVDRTNNLFKQVYEQKSLKGRSNDAIASACLYIACRQEGVPRTFKEICAVSRISKKEIGRCFKLILKALETSVDLITTGDFMSRFCSNLGLPKQVQMAATHIARKAVELDLVPGRSPISVAAAAIYMASQASAEKRTQKEIGDIAGVADVTIRQSYRLIYPRAPDLFPSDFKFDTPVDKLPQL